From one Microbacterium terregens genomic stretch:
- a CDS encoding polyketide synthase docking domain-containing protein — translation MADEKELREYLKRAVADARDARRRLREVEDRACEPIAVVGMACRFPGRGERPAGMCGSCWTGGGRGLPLPGRPGMGRGRLRPGPGPGGQVLRA, via the coding sequence ATGGCTGATGAGAAGGAACTGCGGGAGTACCTCAAGCGCGCGGTCGCGGATGCGCGGGACGCCCGGCGGCGGTTGCGTGAGGTGGAGGACCGGGCGTGCGAGCCGATCGCGGTCGTGGGGATGGCGTGCCGGTTCCCCGGGCGGGGTGAACGGCCCGCAGGAATGTGTGGGAGCTGCTGGACCGGGGGTGGACGCGGTCTCCCCCTTCCCGGACGACCGGGGATGGGACGAGGACGTCTACGACCCGGACCCGGACCGGGCGGGC